The genomic segment CGCTCTACAGGAATGCCAGAGGAGGTGACAAACGCTTCGGCGCGTTCAGGCGATTTGGCAAGGGTCGGTTGGAGCGTTTTCCCTTCCCATTCGGCACGCGCATCGTGAAGGGTTGGGGGCGTTTTCGTCGTCATAATCGTAAATCCTATGAATGCTATTCTTTTTCATCTGGCGTGAACGGAAATAACCCTTTTTCACTATCTATGTCTCTGAAATTATCAAAGGTCAGGTCACGGATCGGCAGATTATGATCCTGTTTCAGCTTATGAAAGAGTGCCGAGTAGCTCTCTTTGATGGTGGGGAGGCGATCCAAGCCCAACGCTACCAAGCACCGTCTAATCGCCTCTGGCTCACCTTCGATCTCAACGAACGTCCCAATGGGAAGCTCATCCAGAACAACTTCGCAGCCATCAAGGGTGTAGGTGGTGCGGTACTTTTCATAGACCCACGTCGGAGTGAATCCAATACGCTGCAAGAGCATATCCGCCGCCTCAAAATCATCAACGCCGATCTCAATTTCGGTGCGGGTGGTGCTGCCGTAAGCGCCGAGAGCGGCTGGTTCTTTGTATGTTAGCCGGGCGGCGTTATCTTGCCGCAGGCGCAGCACACGCCCACTTCCGGTCAGCGTTTGGGCTGGATCATCGTAGTGGATATTGCGCTCGTAGACACGGGGTGTTTTCAGGGTTGCGCCGATTCCCTCTAAGCGTTTGGCGATGAGCGCAAGGTCAGGAACGCGCAGTTTTACCTCGGTTTCGGTATGCTTATCCATGATGATCACCCTCCCCGCCGTATTTCGAGGTGGCTGCCAAAGGCGGCTTCAAAGACATCGGCGTGCTGTTCTGCCGCCCATACAGAGACAGCAACATCGTGGTTGGCATAAATATCCAAATGGGCAGCGTCATTACGCATTCGCAGCTTCACTTCACGTACTGCCCCATCACGGCTGCGATCCAACTGCTCGGCAAGGCGCAGGCAGGCGGTGATCTTCAGCAGACGGCGATCATCGTCTGTTTCCAAAACGCCGCTCAGTTCGCCCGTGCTTGGTTTTCCCTTGCGGTGGTAAAGGGTGGCGAGGGCGATGAGGGCAAGTTCCCGATGGGAATAGCCGGGCAAGCCCGAATTCAGA from the Anaerolineales bacterium genome contains:
- a CDS encoding class IV adenylate cyclase; amino-acid sequence: MDKHTETEVKLRVPDLALIAKRLEGIGATLKTPRVYERNIHYDDPAQTLTGSGRVLRLRQDNAARLTYKEPAALGAYGSTTRTEIEIGVDDFEAADMLLQRIGFTPTWVYEKYRTTYTLDGCEVVLDELPIGTFVEIEGEPEAIRRCLVALGLDRLPTIKESYSALFHKLKQDHNLPIRDLTFDNFRDIDSEKGLFPFTPDEKE